The following is a genomic window from Roseitalea porphyridii.
GTCGGCGGGATCGAAAAGCTGCACCCACTCGCCGTCTCCGCGCGTTTCGTTCGCCCGTTGCGGCGCGGTCGCCGTACCCGGGTCGCGGCCGGCGAAGTCCTCGCCCTCGATCTGCGGCGGCGGATTGCGCACCGACGTGTCGCGCGCCTCCTGGCTGACGAACGCGCCCGAGGTGAACACCCACCAGAGCCCGCCGAACACCAGCGCAACGGCGACGACGACCGCGAAGATCGTCGCGAACGGCCCGCGATCGGTACGCAGCGGCGATCGGCGCACGGGCGGCGCGCGTTCGGCGCGCACCGCTTCGGCCTCGCGCCGGCGGGCATCGGGGCGCGCCTCGACATAAAGATGATCACCGCCTGCCTGGCCGGCGCCCGCGGCGGGCGATACCGGATCGTCGGCGGCAGGGGCGTCGATCCGGGGTTCGGGCGGGCCGAGATCGGGTGCCGGGCTGACGGCCGGGGCGGGCTCGGGCGTCTGGCGTCGCGGTTCGGGATCGATCGGTGGCACCACATCGTCGGCGCGGCGTGCCGGCGTCTCGACGGGAGGGGGCGCTGGCGGCGCAATGTCCGCCGGATCGACCGGCGCGCCGGCGCCCCGCAACTCGGTCTCCACGGTCCGGATCGCCTCGCCCAGCCTGCGTGTCTGTTCGTCGAGCCGTTCCGGGGTGGCCTCGTTGCGCTCGGTCAGCGAGCGCCGCATCGCCGTGGCGGCCGCCTCGTAGACCCGCCGGCGAAAGGCGGGGTCGGTTGCGTCGCCCTTTTCGAGCGCCCTGCGCAACGCTTGTTCGAGGCTGTTCACCGTCGCGATCCCCATCCACTCGCTCGGCCGGCGGCGTTCGGGCCGCGTGTCTTCATTGGCCATGACACAATTGCGGGACACTGAAAAGCCCGCGGCCGAAGCGCCCCACAGGGCGTTTTCGCGGCCAAATCCGGCTTGAACCGGCGAATGCGGCCACATTTCGGCGCGCCAAAGCCGGCATGCCTTGCACGGTGGCGCAAACCTGATAGAGCTTACGTTTACGAAAACGTCAAAAAATCGAGCGTCTCATGGCCCTGCCCGATATCCTCAAGACGAACCTGCGGCTGCCCGTCGTCGCTGCGCCGATGTTTATCCTGTCGCATCCGCCGATGGTTCTGGCCCAGTGCAAGGCGGGCATCGTCGGATCGTTCCCGGCGCTGAACGCGCGGCCCGAAAGCCAGCTTGACGAGTGGCTCGCCCAGATCACCGAGGAACTGGCGACGCACGACAAGGCCAATCCGGACCGGCCCGCCGCGCCTTTCGCGGTCAACCAGATCGTTCACACCTCCAACACGCGCCTCGAGCACGATCTGCGCATGTGCGTGAAGTACAAGGTGCCGATCGTCATCTCCTCGCTTGGAGCGGTGCCGGAGGTCAACGAGGCGATCCATTCCTATGGCGGCATCGTGCTGCACGACGTGATCAACAACCGCCACGCCAATTCGGCGATCCGCAAGGGCGCCGACGGGCTGATCGCGGTCGCCGCGGGCGCGGGCGGTCATGCCGGCCCGCTGTCGCCGTTCGCGCTGGTGCAGGAGATCCGGCAATGGTTCGACGGCCCGCTCTTGCTGTCCGGCTCGATCGCCACCGGCGGCGCGGTTCTGGCGGCCGAGGCGATGGGCGCGGACATGGCCTATATCGGCTCGCCCTTCATCGCCACCGACGAGGCGCGCGCCGTCGACGACTACAAGCAGATGGTCGTCGACTGCGAGGCCAAGGACATCGTCTATTCGAACTATTTCACCGGCATCTCGGGCAACTATCTCAAGCCTTCCATCGAAAAGGCCGGCATGGATCCCGACGACCTGCCGCAGGCCGATCCGTCCAAGATGGACTTCTCGCAGGCGACCGGCGCCAAGGCATGGAAGGACATCTGGGGTTGCGGCCAGGGCATCGGCGCGGTCAGGGCCGTCCGCCCGGTCGCCGACTATGTCGACCAGCTCGACGCCGAATACCGCGCCGCCCGGACTGCGCTTTGCGGCGGGGCGTCGACGCCGTAGCGTCCGGCCGCCATCCTTCAACCGACCGTTCCCCCTGTCGACGTCGCGCGGTCTTCGCGGTTGGCGACGCGCGGGCGTGCACGCCCTTCTTCGTCCAACGGCGCATATGAATATAAGCCAAGTTTGATATAGATCATGCTCCACGGTCGCCGATCCGGCTATCAGGACGGCGGGACAACACGTTCGGGAGGATGACATGGCTTTCGAAATCGGGCGGCGTCAGTTTCTGACCGCCGCGCTCGGCTCATCGGCGCTGACCTATGGCGCGGTGCGCGCGCGTCCCGTCAGCGCGCAGGTGGCAACGTCGGCGAAGATCGTCATCATCGGCGCGGGCGCGGCCGGCGCGTCGCTCGCCAACCGCCTTTCGGCGCGCCTTGACGGCGCCGAGATCACCATCATCGACGCGCGCAAGCGCCATCTCTACCAGCCCGGCTTCACGCTCATCGCGGCCGGGCTCAAGCCATCGGGCTACTCGGTCAGCGGCACGTCCGACTGGCTGCCCCGCTCGGTCAACTGGATCGAGGAGGGCGCCGCCGAGATCGACCCGGAGGCGAAGACCGTGACCACCGACAGCGGCACCACGGTCGGCTATGACTATCTTGTCGTCGCCGCGGGACTGAAGCTCAACTACGACCAGATCGAGGGCATGGACGTCAGCCTGATCGGCAAGGACGGCATCGGCTCGGTCTATGCGAGCCCCGAGGCGGCCGAGGCCACGTGGCGCCAAATGGACCGGTTCACCGACGAGGGCGGCGTCGGCCTGTTCACCCGGCCGGCGACCGAGATGAAATGCGCCGGCGCGCCGCTCAAATACACCTTCCTCACGGACGACTATGCGCGCCGCAAAGGCAATCGCGGTAAGACCGAAATCGTCTATGCGGCCCATTCGAAATCGCTGTTCGGCGTGCCGATCGTCAACGAGAAGGTGCGCATGCTCTATGACGAGCGCGGCTTCGACACGCGCTACGAGCATGTGATGAAGGCGATCGATCCGGGCCGCAAGGTGGCCACCTTTGCGACCCCCGAGGGCGATCAGGAAATCCCGTTCGATTTCACCAACGTCATCCCGCCGATGAGCGCACCTGACGTGGTGCGCAACTCGCCGTTGCCATGGGCCGACAAATGGGTCGGCGAGGGCTATGTCGAGGTCGATCCCTTTACGCTGCGCCATCGCCGCTATCCGGAGGTGTTCGCAGCCGGCGATGTCGCCGGCGTGCCCAAGGGCAAGACGGCGGCGTCGGCCAAGTGGCAGGTGCCGGTCGTCGAGGACCAGCTCGTCGCGCAGATCGAGGGCAGGGAGGGCGAGGAGGTCTACAACGGCTATACCTCGTGCCCGCTGATCACCCGCGTCGGCCGGGCCATGCTGATCGAGTTCGACTACGACAACAACCTCGTGCCCTCATTCCCCGGCGTGATCGCGCCGCTCGAGGAACTGTGGGTCTCGTGGTTGATGAAGGAGATCGCGCTCAAGGCGACCTACAACGCCATGCTGCGCGGCCGGGCCTGAGCGAAAAGGAGGAGCAGGACCATGGAAGAACTCACATTCGGAACCCTGATCGCCGTGCTCGAGGAGATGTTTGGCCAGGCCCTTTTCTGGGTCATGGTCGCGGCCGCGGCGCTGATCACCGTCGCGTTCGTCTATGTGGTGATCCGCGACCGGTCGCTGCGCAGCCGCTGGTTCCTGCGCGCCGAACTGGTCGCGCCCGTCGGCGCGTTCGCGGCGATCTGGTTCGTCTTCTTCATCACCCGGTCGGGTTTCGGCGACATCGGCGGCCCGATCGACGTGATCGCGCTGATCCTGATCGGGCTTGCCGGCGCGATCGGACTGACGTTCCTGGCCTATACCGTTCAGGCCCTGCTGGGCGGCGGCTGACGCGAGGCGTAGCGGCGCCTCAGCTGTCGGGGAAGTCGAAGACGAAACGCGCGCCCGAGGACCGCCGATCGATCTGCGGGTGCGCGCCCAGTTCGGCCGAGATCGACCGGACGATCCGCATGCCGATGCCTTCGTCGCTGTCCGGGTCGAACTCGGTCGGCAGGCCCTCGCCATCGTCTTCCACAACAAGGCGCCGACGATCGCCCTCGTCCATGAATGCCACGTGCACGAGCAGCCGATCGCGGCCGCTGCCATGCTTGAACGCGTTGGTGATCAGTTCGCTGACGATCAGCGCGAGCTTGAGCGCGGCCTGACCGTCGACATTCTCGTCGACGATATCGGTCGTCACTTCGAGCCGGCCATCCTCGGCGAACGTCTCGACGAGATCGGCGCAGGTCGTCTCCAGATAGTCCCTGATGTTCACCCAGCCATGCGCGTTGCCCGCCGCCAGCTTGCCGTGGAAGCGGGCGATCGACTGCAACTGGCCTTCGGCGTTGCGCAACGCTTCGCGCGCGGCCGCATCGCCGGATTCGCGTCGCTGCATGCGCAGCAGCGTCTGCGCGATGAGCAGGCTGTTCTTGATGCGGTGGTTGGCCTCGTCGGCGAGCGTCAGAGCCGAATCCGGAAGCCGCGTCGCCACGCAGCTCACGCCGACGGCGGATCCGTGATCGTCCATGACGGGCTTGATGAACAGGTCGTGCGTCTCGTCATGGCCGTCGCGAAGGGTGCGCACCGTCTCGCGCACATCCTCGCCCGAATTCATGGCCTTGCGCTTGAGGGCCGTCAGACGATCGGCGGTGGGCTCGTCGAGCACATCGCGATCGGTCTTGCCGATCATGGTCTCGGCCGACAGGCCCATCGACGGGTTGAAGATCCACAGATAGCGAAGATCGGCGTCCTGCGCCCACACGGCGACCGGCGAGCCATCTAGAGTGGATGCAAGCCCGCCTTGATCCGGCACAGTTTCGCTTGTTGACGTGCCCGACACGGTCACCCGACACAAAACGACAGAAGCGGAACGCGACGAGAATATCCTCAGTGTCCCGAGTTGGCAACGGCCGGCCGGGGCACGCTACCGCTTCGGCTGCGGCTCGATGCGTTCTTCGCGGGCGCGCACGACCTTCTCGCGGTCCGCCGCCGACTCGGTGTGGTTCTTGCGGTCACGACGGGCGCGCAGCATCGACGCAATGGCAAATCCGATCGCCACGGCGAATGTCGCCATGGCGAGAAAGAAAATCCAGCTTGGTTCGGGCATTGGCAAGCTCCTTGCTTGGTTCACGTGCCCAACGACGCCGCGCCGCAACGGTTCCGGGCGCGGCAAGTAGAAAGGCCGACATCCGCGCCGATCAGTTCGCCAGCAAGGTCTGTTCTTCCTCTTCTTCGTCGTCTTCCGGCTCCGGGATATCACCAAAGATGCCTTCGATGCCGTCGCCGAACGTCACCCGTACGCCGCCGGCAGCCAGCGGACCCGCCGACGTGAACGGATCGAAGCCGAAGCCGCCGGGGAACCGCTGCGGAAGGTTGCGGTTGCCGCCGGCCGCAGGTGGCGGCGTGCGCACCAGGCTGCCGCCGCCGGCGGTTCCGTCGGCGACGATCAGATCGACATAAACGCCCGGCGCGACGAGATCGGCGACGCCGACCGGCAGTGTCGCGACGGTGCCATTGTCGAAGCGCTGGACGATGGTGACGCCGCCGGGGCCGACGATACTGACCGGATCGGGTGCGACCAGCCGGCCGACGCGCACCGTACCCGTCGAGCGCAGCGCGACCGGGCCGGTCGCGGACGCCACGCCCTCGGCATCGAGCCGGGCGTCGGGGCTGTCGATGACGACCGACCCGGTGGCGATGGCGATCAGCCGGCCGATCCCGCCCGTGCCGAGCGGCAGCGGATCGCCCGGCGTGCCCATGCTGCCGTCGAGCGCGGTCAGGAAGAGGCGGCCGGCGGTGACGGGGATCGGCTGGCCGGCAAAGCCCCCGATGTCGCTGAGCGCGGTCAGCACGACATCGCCGCCAGCGCTCGTTACCGGTCCGGCAAGGCGCAGATCGCCGCGATTGACCAGATCGATCGTGTCGCCGCCGGTGTTGACGAGCCGGGCGACGATCGCATCGCGGCCGTTGGCCAGATGCATCGCGCCGCCACGCACGCGCGCGTCGATCACGCTCGCGTACATGCGGAAGCCTTCGGGGCCGGTGTTGGCGATGGCGCCGGCCTCGATCCGGGCGATGCCGAAAGCGCTCGGCGCGGAGATGAAGGGGCCGGCGCCCAGGCCCGTCAACGTTCCCTCCGCCGACACCCGGACGGCCGGCTCGTCGAGATCGAGGGTGGCGCTGCGCACGTCGGTGATCGTCACGTCCTCGCTGCCGGCGATGCGCACCGTGCCGGCCGCGCCCGCATCGATCCGCGTGCCGGCCTCCTGCACGATGTCGCCGCCACCGACGGTTTCGAGATGGATGTCGCCTCCGCCCGAGCCGATATTGCCGCCGACGAGCAGTGTGGTCAGACCGGAAAAGCGCGGGCCGGCCGTCGCCGTGATCGCCCCGCCTTCCGACCGGACGTCGCCGCGAAGCTGGACGATCGTGCCGGTCAGCGTGATGTCGCCGCCGCCCGAGCGCGTCTCGGCTTCGAGGATCGAGGCGATCAGCCCGTTCGTCGTGGCGTTGATGGCGATGTCGCCGCCGGCGCTGTCGACCGGCGCGTCCTGGCGGTAGAACTCGCTTTCGATGTCGATCGCCGCGCCGTTCGACGTGAGCCCGTCGCCGGCGACGGTCAGCAGCGCGTCGGGCGCGCGCAGGTGGATGCCGATGCCGAG
Proteins encoded in this region:
- a CDS encoding NAD(P)H-dependent flavin oxidoreductase, whose product is MALPDILKTNLRLPVVAAPMFILSHPPMVLAQCKAGIVGSFPALNARPESQLDEWLAQITEELATHDKANPDRPAAPFAVNQIVHTSNTRLEHDLRMCVKYKVPIVISSLGAVPEVNEAIHSYGGIVLHDVINNRHANSAIRKGADGLIAVAAGAGGHAGPLSPFALVQEIRQWFDGPLLLSGSIATGGAVLAAEAMGADMAYIGSPFIATDEARAVDDYKQMVVDCEAKDIVYSNYFTGISGNYLKPSIEKAGMDPDDLPQADPSKMDFSQATGAKAWKDIWGCGQGIGAVRAVRPVADYVDQLDAEYRAARTALCGGASTP
- a CDS encoding NAD(P)/FAD-dependent oxidoreductase; this translates as MAFEIGRRQFLTAALGSSALTYGAVRARPVSAQVATSAKIVIIGAGAAGASLANRLSARLDGAEITIIDARKRHLYQPGFTLIAAGLKPSGYSVSGTSDWLPRSVNWIEEGAAEIDPEAKTVTTDSGTTVGYDYLVVAAGLKLNYDQIEGMDVSLIGKDGIGSVYASPEAAEATWRQMDRFTDEGGVGLFTRPATEMKCAGAPLKYTFLTDDYARRKGNRGKTEIVYAAHSKSLFGVPIVNEKVRMLYDERGFDTRYEHVMKAIDPGRKVATFATPEGDQEIPFDFTNVIPPMSAPDVVRNSPLPWADKWVGEGYVEVDPFTLRHRRYPEVFAAGDVAGVPKGKTAASAKWQVPVVEDQLVAQIEGREGEEVYNGYTSCPLITRVGRAMLIEFDYDNNLVPSFPGVIAPLEELWVSWLMKEIALKATYNAMLRGRA
- a CDS encoding DUF5368 domain-containing protein, translating into MEELTFGTLIAVLEEMFGQALFWVMVAAAALITVAFVYVVIRDRSLRSRWFLRAELVAPVGAFAAIWFVFFITRSGFGDIGGPIDVIALILIGLAGAIGLTFLAYTVQALLGGG
- a CDS encoding histidine kinase dimerization/phosphoacceptor domain -containing protein codes for the protein MPDQGGLASTLDGSPVAVWAQDADLRYLWIFNPSMGLSAETMIGKTDRDVLDEPTADRLTALKRKAMNSGEDVRETVRTLRDGHDETHDLFIKPVMDDHGSAVGVSCVATRLPDSALTLADEANHRIKNSLLIAQTLLRMQRRESGDAAAREALRNAEGQLQSIARFHGKLAAGNAHGWVNIRDYLETTCADLVETFAEDGRLEVTTDIVDENVDGQAALKLALIVSELITNAFKHGSGRDRLLVHVAFMDEGDRRRLVVEDDGEGLPTEFDPDSDEGIGMRIVRSISAELGAHPQIDRRSSGARFVFDFPDS